A genome region from Nocardioides cynanchi includes the following:
- a CDS encoding response regulator transcription factor, translated as MTTSPIRLLLADDQALVRGALSALLSLESDLEVVAEVASGDAVLSAVLEHRPDVALLDVEMPGLDGISAAAEVRRLVPATRVLIVTTFGRPGFLRRALQSGADGFVVKDTPAAELADAVRRVHRGLRVVDPALAMDSLTIGDSPLTDRETDVLRAAADGAAVAVVAGRVHLSPGTVRNHLSSAIGKTGAANRSEAVQIATSRGWL; from the coding sequence GTGACCACCTCGCCGATCCGGCTGCTGCTCGCCGACGACCAGGCGCTGGTCCGCGGGGCCCTGTCCGCGCTGCTCAGCCTCGAGTCGGACCTCGAGGTCGTCGCCGAGGTCGCCTCGGGTGATGCCGTCCTTTCCGCGGTGCTCGAGCACCGTCCCGACGTCGCGCTGCTCGACGTGGAGATGCCGGGGCTCGACGGCATCAGCGCCGCCGCCGAGGTGCGCCGCCTCGTCCCGGCCACCCGGGTCCTGATCGTCACCACCTTCGGCCGGCCCGGCTTCCTGCGACGCGCCCTCCAGTCGGGGGCCGACGGCTTCGTGGTCAAGGACACCCCCGCCGCCGAGCTCGCCGACGCCGTCCGCCGCGTCCACCGGGGACTCCGGGTCGTCGACCCGGCGCTGGCCATGGACAGCCTCACCATCGGCGACTCCCCCCTGACCGATCGGGAGACCGACGTGCTGCGGGCCGCCGCCGACGGCGCAGCGGTCGCGGTGGTCGCCGGCCGGGTCCACCTCTCCCCCGGCACCGTCCGCAACCACCTCTCCTCCGCCATCGGCAAGACCGGCGCCGCCAACCGTTCCGAGGCCGTCCAGATCGCGACGTCCCGGGGCTGGTTGTAG
- a CDS encoding M4 family metallopeptidase, whose protein sequence is MSRRHLGGLAAAALVGATLASLPHGAVAAAPAHGQNARALAATSARNLIASHAPALKISRHDGFRALPVQSSHGLQYAAFNRTYRGLPVVGGDFVVVTDSEGHVLNTSVAQTRKVSLRSVTPSISRARAATEARQQVAHATKSTPVSLVVWQHGSHSRLAWQATATGHRGSMPDIKSVVVDARNGHVLQARERVMEGSANTKWEGSVSIPTTLSGSTYSMKDSNAPTLVCQDAATNTTFSKTTDTWGNGNETSRETDCADSFYSAEQERQMLSAWDGRSGMDGSGGWVPIRVGLADVNAYYDGTQVQVGHTQSTGEWIGEIDVVAHEFGHGVDDHTPGGISNGNTQEFVADTFGAATEWYANNATDTPDFTVGERVNLVGSGPIRYMYNPSLAGDDNCYSSAVPTEEVHAAAGPGNHWFYLLAEGSSPTNGQPTSPTCNSSSVSGVGIQNAEKIMYNAMLMKTSTSSYLKYRTWTLTAAKNLDPTCALYNSTKAAWNAVSVPAQTGDPTCTSGGTNTVTVNNPGSQTGTVGTAKSLQLTGTDSASGQTLTWSATGLPAGLSISTSGLISGTPTTAGTYTTTATARDTTGATGSASFTFTISGTGGGGCSSPGQKLGNPGFETGAAAPWTASAGVIDGSTGEAAHAGSYKAWLNGYGTTHTDTLTQSVTIPAGCAATLSFYLHIDTAETTTTTAYDKLTVKAGSTTLATYSNLNANSGYALKSFNVSSLAGQTVTISFSGTEDTSLQTSFVIDDTALNLS, encoded by the coding sequence ATGAGCAGGAGACATCTCGGCGGCCTCGCGGCTGCCGCGCTGGTGGGAGCGACGCTCGCGTCGTTGCCGCACGGTGCGGTCGCGGCGGCCCCGGCGCACGGGCAGAACGCCCGGGCGCTGGCAGCAACGTCGGCACGCAACCTCATCGCCAGCCACGCGCCGGCGCTCAAGATCAGCCGCCATGACGGCTTCCGGGCGCTGCCCGTGCAGTCGTCGCACGGTCTGCAGTACGCCGCGTTCAACCGCACCTACCGCGGGCTACCGGTGGTGGGCGGGGACTTCGTGGTCGTCACCGACTCCGAGGGCCACGTCCTGAACACCTCGGTCGCCCAGACCCGCAAGGTCTCTCTGCGGTCCGTCACTCCGAGCATCTCCCGGGCCAGGGCCGCCACCGAGGCCCGCCAGCAGGTCGCCCACGCCACGAAGAGCACCCCCGTCTCGCTCGTGGTCTGGCAGCACGGCTCGCACTCACGCCTTGCCTGGCAGGCCACTGCCACCGGCCACCGTGGCTCGATGCCCGACATCAAGAGCGTCGTCGTCGACGCACGCAACGGACACGTGCTCCAGGCCCGCGAGCGGGTGATGGAGGGCTCCGCCAACACCAAGTGGGAAGGCTCGGTGAGCATCCCCACCACGCTGTCGGGCTCGACGTACTCCATGAAGGACAGCAACGCCCCGACCCTGGTCTGCCAGGACGCCGCGACCAACACGACGTTCTCCAAGACCACCGACACCTGGGGCAACGGCAACGAGACCAGTCGCGAGACCGACTGCGCCGACTCGTTCTACAGCGCCGAGCAGGAGCGGCAGATGCTCTCGGCCTGGGACGGCCGCAGCGGCATGGACGGCTCCGGCGGCTGGGTCCCGATCCGCGTGGGCCTGGCCGACGTGAACGCCTACTACGACGGCACCCAGGTGCAGGTCGGCCACACCCAGAGCACCGGTGAGTGGATCGGCGAGATCGACGTCGTCGCCCACGAGTTCGGTCACGGCGTGGACGACCACACCCCGGGTGGCATCTCCAACGGCAACACCCAGGAGTTCGTCGCCGACACCTTCGGCGCGGCCACCGAGTGGTACGCCAACAACGCCACCGACACACCTGACTTCACCGTCGGCGAGCGGGTCAACCTGGTCGGCTCCGGCCCGATCCGCTACATGTACAACCCCTCGCTCGCGGGCGACGACAACTGCTACTCGTCGGCGGTCCCCACCGAGGAGGTCCACGCGGCCGCCGGACCGGGCAACCACTGGTTCTACCTCCTGGCCGAGGGCAGCAGCCCCACCAACGGCCAGCCGACCAGCCCGACCTGCAACAGCTCGTCGGTCTCCGGCGTCGGCATCCAGAACGCTGAGAAGATCATGTACAACGCGATGCTGATGAAGACCAGCACCTCGTCGTACCTGAAGTACCGCACCTGGACGCTGACCGCGGCCAAGAACCTCGACCCGACCTGCGCGCTCTACAACTCCACCAAGGCCGCGTGGAACGCCGTGTCGGTGCCGGCCCAGACCGGTGACCCCACCTGCACCTCGGGCGGGACCAACACGGTCACGGTGAACAACCCCGGCAGCCAGACCGGCACCGTGGGCACCGCCAAGTCGCTGCAGCTGACCGGCACGGACTCGGCCTCCGGCCAGACCCTCACCTGGTCCGCCACCGGCCTGCCCGCCGGCCTGTCGATCAGCACCTCGGGTCTGATCAGCGGTACGCCGACCACGGCCGGCACCTACACCACCACCGCGACGGCCAGGGACACGACGGGCGCCACCGGCTCCGCGTCGTTCACCTTCACCATCAGCGGCACCGGTGGTGGCGGCTGCTCCAGCCCCGGCCAGAAGCTCGGCAACCCCGGCTTCGAGACCGGCGCCGCGGCTCCGTGGACCGCGTCGGCCGGCGTGATCGACGGCTCGACCGGTGAGGCCGCCCACGCGGGCAGCTACAAGGCCTGGCTGAACGGCTACGGAACCACGCACACCGACACGCTCACCCAGTCGGTGACCATCCCGGCCGGTTGCGCCGCGACGCTGTCGTTCTACCTCCACATCGACACGGCGGAGACGACGACGACCACGGCGTACGACAAGCTGACCGTGAAGGCGGGCAGCACCACGCTGGCGACGTACTCCAACCTGAACGCCAACTCGGGCTACGCCCTGAAGTCGTTCAACGTCTCGTCGCTGGCCGGTCAGACCGTCACCATCTCGTTCAGCGGCACGGAGGACACCTCCCTCCAGACGTCGTTCGTGATCGACGACACGGCTCTCAACCTGAGCTGA
- a CDS encoding aldo/keto reductase, which yields MSNSSSTPPVPTDAATLPSGASMPLLGFGTWQIKGADATDATSVALEAGYRHLDTATVYGNEGEVGAGLARSGVARDEVFVTTKCPPDRGADALATLRESLDLLGTDHVDLWLIHWPGDGSMADLWQSFVEARTQGLARDIGVSNFDAGLIDEITSATGVAPAVNQIEWSPLLYDAAVVEAHRSRGVVLEGYSALRGGTLDHPAIVEIADRLDRTPAQVIIRWHLQHGIVVIPKSRQADRIRSNADVAGFELTAADLAALDALGVG from the coding sequence ATGAGCAACTCCTCCTCGACTCCGCCCGTCCCCACCGACGCGGCTACCCTCCCTTCCGGCGCCTCGATGCCCCTGCTCGGCTTCGGTACCTGGCAGATCAAGGGTGCCGACGCCACCGACGCGACCTCGGTCGCGCTCGAGGCCGGCTACCGGCACCTCGACACCGCCACCGTGTACGGCAACGAGGGCGAGGTGGGTGCCGGGCTGGCCCGCAGCGGCGTGGCTCGCGACGAGGTCTTCGTGACCACGAAGTGCCCGCCCGACCGGGGTGCCGACGCCCTCGCGACCCTGCGCGAGAGCTTGGACCTGCTCGGCACCGACCACGTCGACCTCTGGCTCATCCACTGGCCCGGCGACGGCTCGATGGCCGACCTCTGGCAGTCGTTCGTCGAGGCGCGCACGCAGGGGCTGGCCCGTGACATCGGGGTCAGCAACTTCGACGCCGGCCTGATCGACGAGATCACGTCGGCCACCGGGGTCGCCCCGGCGGTGAACCAGATCGAGTGGAGCCCGCTGCTGTACGACGCGGCCGTGGTCGAGGCGCACCGCTCGCGGGGCGTCGTCCTCGAGGGCTACAGCGCGCTGCGCGGCGGCACCCTCGACCACCCGGCGATCGTGGAGATCGCCGACCGGCTCGACCGCACCCCGGCCCAGGTGATCATCCGGTGGCACCTCCAGCACGGCATCGTGGTGATCCCGAAGTCGCGGCAGGCCGACCGGATCCGGAGCAACGCCGACGTCGCCGGCTTCGAGCTGACCGCGGCCGACCTGGCCGCCCTCGACGCCCTGGGCGTGGGCTGA
- a CDS encoding sensor histidine kinase, whose product MSNQPLDADRPTGPRRWGLFFAGIWLFYLLSPLAEAWHRRDELRGWVAMPAIVVFALVYLGVFAAMRARRQFAPFRAPLRLSQGIAVILALVTLAVVICATVGQKGTATAVYIAVACVICLQTRAAWAVSVTVALTTYAATAWVPGWHRDEGILFGTLVATLAIWGISQAINRNVEVLSVREENARLELADERNRFARDLHDILGHSLTVITVKAELANRLVDVDPDRARAELADLERLSRDALADVRRAVQGYRELTLPGELARARTALSAAEIVADLPNSTDDVPTDRRELFAWTVREGITNVIRHSGARRCTIVLGPHEVEVRDDGRGPSVAAAGNGLTGLRERAAALGGTVLTESLQPGFSLRVVVP is encoded by the coding sequence ATGAGCAACCAACCCCTCGACGCGGACCGGCCCACCGGTCCGCGTCGCTGGGGGCTGTTCTTCGCCGGCATCTGGCTCTTCTACCTGCTCTCGCCGCTGGCCGAGGCCTGGCACCGGCGCGACGAGCTGCGTGGCTGGGTCGCGATGCCGGCGATCGTGGTGTTCGCGCTGGTCTACCTGGGTGTGTTCGCCGCCATGCGGGCGCGCCGCCAGTTCGCGCCGTTCCGGGCTCCGCTGCGGCTGTCCCAGGGCATCGCCGTGATCCTGGCGCTGGTGACCCTGGCGGTGGTGATCTGCGCGACCGTCGGGCAGAAGGGCACGGCCACCGCGGTCTACATCGCCGTGGCCTGCGTGATCTGCCTCCAGACCCGGGCGGCGTGGGCGGTGTCGGTGACGGTGGCGCTCACGACGTACGCCGCCACGGCCTGGGTGCCCGGCTGGCACCGCGACGAGGGCATCCTGTTCGGGACCCTGGTCGCGACCCTGGCGATCTGGGGCATCTCCCAGGCGATCAACCGCAACGTCGAGGTGCTGTCGGTCCGCGAGGAGAACGCCCGGCTGGAGCTGGCCGACGAGCGCAACCGGTTCGCCCGCGACCTGCACGACATCCTCGGCCACTCGTTGACCGTGATCACGGTCAAGGCCGAGCTGGCCAACCGGCTGGTCGACGTCGACCCCGACCGCGCCCGCGCGGAGCTGGCCGACCTGGAGCGGCTCTCGCGCGACGCCCTCGCCGACGTCCGCCGAGCCGTCCAGGGCTACCGCGAGCTCACCCTGCCCGGCGAGCTCGCCCGGGCCCGGACGGCGCTGTCGGCGGCCGAGATCGTCGCCGACCTGCCCAACTCCACCGACGACGTCCCGACCGACCGCCGCGAGCTGTTCGCCTGGACCGTGCGCGAGGGCATCACCAACGTGATCCGCCACAGCGGCGCCCGGCGGTGCACGATCGTCCTCGGGCCTCACGAGGTCGAGGTGCGCGACGACGGCCGCGGCCCGTCCGTCGCCGCCGCGGGCAACGGACTGACCGGCCTGCGCGAGCGGGCCGCGGCGCTCGGGGGCACCGTGCTGACCGAGTCGCTCCAGCCCGGCTTCTCGCTGCGGGTCGTGGTGCCGTGA
- the map gene encoding type I methionyl aminopeptidase — protein MTSTAIAPAAISPRRDVPLAIPRPEYVDRPAPAPFTGSEVKDAETIERIRVACRLAAQARELVGSHVAPGVTTDELDRVGHEFLCDHGAYPSTLGYKGFPKSLCSSVNEVVCHGIPDARVIEDGDIVNIDITAFIDGVHGDTNATFLAGDVAEETRLLVERTREALDRAIKAVRPGRRVSVIGRVIESYAKRFDYGVVREFTGHGIGTSFHSGLIIPHYDEPRFDDEIRAGMTFTIEPMLNLGTHEWVMWDDGWTVVTADGRPSAQFEHTLLVTADGAEVLTHP, from the coding sequence ATGACCTCGACCGCGATCGCCCCGGCCGCGATCTCGCCGCGTCGCGACGTACCCCTAGCCATTCCCCGACCGGAGTACGTCGACCGGCCGGCGCCGGCACCGTTCACCGGCAGCGAGGTCAAGGACGCCGAGACCATCGAGCGCATCCGGGTCGCGTGCCGCCTGGCTGCGCAGGCCCGTGAGCTGGTGGGCTCACACGTGGCCCCGGGCGTCACCACCGACGAGCTCGACCGGGTCGGCCACGAGTTCCTGTGCGACCACGGCGCCTACCCGTCCACCCTCGGCTACAAAGGCTTCCCCAAGAGCCTGTGCTCGAGCGTCAACGAGGTGGTCTGCCACGGGATCCCCGACGCCCGGGTGATCGAGGACGGCGACATCGTCAACATCGACATCACCGCCTTCATCGACGGCGTGCACGGCGACACCAACGCGACGTTCCTGGCCGGAGACGTCGCCGAGGAGACCCGCCTGCTGGTCGAGCGGACCCGCGAGGCGCTGGACCGCGCGATCAAGGCGGTCCGCCCGGGCCGCCGGGTCAGCGTGATCGGCCGGGTGATCGAGTCCTACGCGAAGCGCTTCGACTACGGCGTGGTTCGCGAGTTCACCGGACACGGCATCGGTACGTCGTTCCACAGCGGACTGATCATCCCCCACTACGACGAGCCCCGGTTCGACGACGAGATCCGGGCCGGGATGACCTTCACCATCGAGCCGATGCTCAACCTCGGCACCCACGAGTGGGTGATGTGGGACGACGGCTGGACGGTCGTCACCGCCGATGGCCGGCCCAGCGCCCAGTTCGAGCACACGCTGCTGGTCACCGCGGACGGCGCCGAGGTGCTCACCCACCCCTGA